A genomic window from Cytobacillus suaedae includes:
- a CDS encoding YwpF-like family protein — MKTFKLVSLAIVQTLENSKVIEEISLLDGLIIHKLDGENGWLIEAFVDKKYSELFQSLHEKNEQIHIQATITKKSNDPASLYAKIKSITVMEEHISILMDANIVDKLDLAELVLSDLVEEGLEGAELLQQFKLRLREKRGSAAPIKANT, encoded by the coding sequence TTGAAAACCTTTAAGCTAGTTTCTCTCGCTATTGTTCAAACCCTAGAAAACTCAAAAGTAATTGAAGAAATTTCATTATTGGACGGGTTAATCATTCATAAGTTAGATGGTGAAAATGGATGGTTAATCGAAGCATTTGTTGATAAAAAGTACAGTGAGCTTTTTCAATCTCTACACGAGAAAAATGAACAAATTCATATCCAAGCCACAATTACTAAAAAAAGTAATGATCCTGCATCACTGTATGCGAAGATTAAATCAATTACTGTAATGGAAGAACATATTAGCATTTTAATGGATGCGAATATTGTAGATAAGCTAGACCTTGCTGAGTTGGTTTTATCTGATTTAGTGGAGGAAGGCTTGGAGGGAGCTGAGCTTTTACAACAGTTTAAGCTTAGATTAAGAGAGAAACGTGGAAGTGCTGCTCCAATCAAGGCTAATACGTAA
- a CDS encoding flagellar hook-basal body protein — translation MLRGLYSAASGMLTQQRRTEILSNNMANSNTPGFKADQSSLRSFPEMLIHSLESGKTPLGNGKNITKSTKIGSLNTGVYIQDATALFKQGDIRETGRATDIALVDGNIPENGTLLFSVENPNGELRYTRNGNFTQDAAGFLTTNEGYFVLDNEGNRIQIQSAEFQVTSNGTIMDGNQEIAQLNIAFAENANDLVKEGNGLFGVEGADLPSAVNNPEISYSLSQGFVERSNVDVSQTMTDLMMAYRAFEANQKILQAYDRSLEKAVNEIGRLR, via the coding sequence ATGTTAAGAGGCTTATATAGTGCAGCGTCTGGTATGTTAACGCAACAACGCCGTACCGAGATTTTATCAAATAACATGGCAAATTCAAATACACCAGGATTTAAGGCTGACCAGTCTTCACTTCGCTCATTTCCTGAAATGCTAATACATAGCTTAGAGTCGGGTAAGACGCCGCTCGGAAACGGTAAAAATATTACAAAATCTACAAAGATTGGCAGTTTGAATACTGGAGTGTATATTCAGGATGCCACTGCGTTATTTAAACAAGGAGATATTCGCGAAACAGGTAGAGCAACAGATATTGCCCTTGTGGACGGGAATATTCCTGAAAATGGAACTTTGCTTTTCTCAGTTGAAAATCCTAATGGTGAATTAAGATATACGAGAAATGGTAATTTCACTCAAGATGCTGCAGGATTTTTAACGACAAATGAAGGCTATTTTGTTCTAGATAATGAAGGTAATCGTATTCAGATTCAAAGTGCTGAATTCCAAGTTACCTCCAATGGAACGATTATGGATGGTAATCAGGAGATTGCCCAATTAAATATTGCCTTTGCGGAAAATGCGAATGATCTGGTGAAAGAGGGAAATGGTCTATTTGGGGTTGAAGGTGCTGATTTACCAAGTGCTGTAAATAATCCAGAAATTAGCTATAGCTTATCTCAAGGTTTCGTAGAACGTTCAAATGTGGACGTTTCACAAACGATGACTGACTTGATGATGGCATACCGTGCTTTTGAAGCAAACCAGAAAATTTTACAGGCATACGATCGAAGTTTAGAAAAGGCAGTTAACGAAATCGGACGTCTACGTTAA
- a CDS encoding flagellar hook-basal body protein: MNRSMITATNTMNQLQKQMDTIGHNMANVNTTGYKKREVNFSELLYQQFNNQPTQGNDVGRLTPDGIRQGVGARLGHTNAVFTVGTIVSTDRPLDIALTKEGQFLQVQVEENGEQFTRYTRDGSLYLSPLGEGTGLVRLVTSEGHPVLDQNGESIVFEENAKSISISSTGQISVTTEAGEEVFDLGVVQMNRPQLLEAKGNNLFAVPNLDNLNVTIDDVLTLVAGEQIGIQQGALEQSNVDISTEMSELLVTQRSYQFNAKTISIADQMMGLVNGIR; encoded by the coding sequence ATGAATCGTTCAATGATCACTGCTACGAATACAATGAATCAACTTCAAAAGCAGATGGATACCATTGGTCATAATATGGCTAATGTAAACACGACTGGTTATAAAAAACGTGAAGTTAATTTCAGTGAGTTATTATATCAACAATTTAATAACCAGCCAACTCAAGGCAATGATGTTGGTAGACTTACCCCTGATGGAATAAGACAAGGAGTCGGGGCTAGATTAGGGCATACAAATGCTGTTTTTACGGTTGGAACAATTGTTTCCACAGACAGACCACTTGATATCGCGCTAACAAAAGAAGGACAGTTTCTTCAAGTCCAAGTAGAAGAGAATGGCGAACAATTCACAAGATACACAAGGGATGGTTCTCTATATCTATCACCACTAGGAGAAGGAACGGGTTTGGTTAGGTTAGTAACAAGTGAAGGTCATCCGGTTCTAGATCAAAATGGAGAATCGATTGTTTTTGAGGAAAATGCCAAAAGTATCTCTATCTCCTCTACGGGTCAGATTTCCGTTACTACAGAGGCTGGGGAAGAGGTTTTTGATTTAGGAGTCGTCCAAATGAATCGCCCACAGCTACTAGAAGCTAAGGGGAATAACCTCTTTGCAGTACCTAACCTTGATAACTTAAATGTTACTATTGATGATGTATTAACCTTAGTAGCCGGTGAGCAAATCGGTATACAACAAGGGGCATTAGAACAGTCGAATGTAGATATCTCAACTGAAATGTCCGAGCTACTCGTAACACAACGTTCATATCAATTCAATGCCAAAACAATTTCAATTGCTGACCAAATGATGGGTCTTGTCAATGGCATCAGATAA
- a CDS encoding DNA-directed RNA polymerase subunit beta, with product MATDFNNTREKPHEEKSEKSRESYRRARLQEMETELNNESEQKSMRKIRIRLIPIWLRLVLIAILVTISVISGVAVGYGVIGEGKISEAFEKSTWQHVVDLVNKDSK from the coding sequence ATGGCCACTGATTTTAACAATACACGTGAAAAACCGCATGAAGAAAAAAGTGAAAAATCACGTGAAAGCTATCGTCGAGCTCGTTTGCAGGAAATGGAAACGGAACTGAATAATGAATCAGAACAGAAAAGTATGAGAAAGATTCGAATTCGCCTCATTCCAATTTGGCTTCGTCTCGTCCTTATAGCAATACTTGTTACAATTAGTGTCATTTCAGGAGTTGCGGTTGGATATGGCGTAATTGGAGAGGGAAAAATCTCTGAAGCATTTGAAAAATCTACTTGGCAACATGTAGTTGACCTTGTAAACAAGGATTCTAAATAG
- the fabZ gene encoding 3-hydroxyacyl-ACP dehydratase FabZ: MLDITQIKEIIPHRYPFLLVDRILEIEEGKRAVGLKNVSSNEEFFNGHFPDYPVMPGVLIVEALAQVGAVAMLKQEDNRGRLAFFTGIDNCRFKKQVKPGDQLRLEVEMTRVRGPIGKGRGIATVDGEIVCETEIMFALGDKKE, from the coding sequence TTGTTAGATATCACTCAAATTAAAGAAATTATTCCACATAGGTACCCTTTCTTACTTGTTGATCGAATCTTAGAAATAGAAGAAGGAAAACGTGCAGTTGGACTAAAAAATGTAAGTAGTAATGAAGAATTCTTCAATGGCCATTTTCCTGATTATCCTGTAATGCCTGGTGTTCTTATTGTTGAGGCACTTGCTCAGGTGGGGGCAGTAGCGATGTTAAAACAAGAAGATAACCGTGGGCGTCTTGCATTTTTTACAGGAATTGATAACTGCCGATTTAAAAAACAAGTGAAGCCAGGAGACCAACTTCGTCTTGAGGTTGAGATGACTCGAGTTCGCGGACCGATTGGAAAAGGGAGAGGAATCGCGACGGTTGATGGAGAAATCGTTTGTGAAACTGAAATTATGTTTGCTTTAGGTGATAAAAAAGAATAG
- a CDS encoding rod shape-determining protein produces the protein MLARDIGIDLGTANVLIHVKGKGIVLNEPSVVAIDKNTGKVLAVGEEARRMVGRTPGNIVAIRPLKDGVIADFDVTEAMLKYFINKLNVKGFLSKPRILICCPTNITSVEQKAIKEAAEKSGGKKIYLEEEPKVAAIGAGMDIFQPSGNMVVDIGGGTTDVAVLSMGDIVTASSIKMAGDKFDQEILNYIKREYKLLIGERTAEDIKIKVATVFPGARQEEIDIRGRDMVTGLPRTITVGSEEIEKALRESVYMIVQASKSVLERTPPELSADIIDRGVILTGGGALLHGIDQLLADELRVPVLIAENPMECVAVGTGMMLESLDRLPKSKFM, from the coding sequence ATGTTAGCAAGGGATATTGGAATAGATCTTGGCACGGCAAATGTTCTTATCCATGTAAAGGGAAAAGGAATTGTTTTAAATGAACCATCTGTAGTTGCAATTGATAAAAACACAGGTAAAGTACTAGCAGTTGGTGAAGAAGCTAGACGAATGGTTGGACGTACTCCAGGGAATATAGTTGCGATTCGACCATTAAAAGACGGGGTTATTGCCGATTTTGATGTGACAGAAGCAATGCTAAAGTATTTCATCAATAAGCTTAATGTGAAAGGCTTTCTTTCAAAGCCTCGTATTCTGATTTGCTGCCCAACAAATATTACATCTGTTGAGCAAAAGGCAATTAAGGAAGCGGCTGAAAAAAGTGGTGGGAAAAAGATTTATCTTGAGGAGGAGCCTAAAGTTGCAGCAATTGGAGCTGGAATGGATATCTTCCAACCAAGTGGTAATATGGTGGTGGACATAGGCGGTGGAACGACAGATGTTGCCGTGTTATCAATGGGCGATATAGTCACCGCCTCTTCCATTAAAATGGCAGGGGACAAGTTTGATCAAGAAATCTTAAACTACATTAAGCGTGAATACAAGCTTCTTATCGGAGAAAGAACGGCAGAAGATATTAAGATTAAAGTTGCAACTGTATTCCCTGGTGCGCGTCAGGAAGAAATCGATATCCGTGGACGTGATATGGTAACTGGGCTTCCAAGAACAATTACAGTTGGATCAGAAGAGATTGAAAAAGCTTTACGTGAATCTGTTTATATGATTGTACAAGCTTCAAAAAGTGTATTAGAACGTACACCACCTGAGCTTTCTGCTGATATTATTGATCGAGGAGTCATATTAACGGGTGGCGGAGCACTGTTACACGGTATCGATCAGCTTTTAGCTGATGAGTTAAGAGTTCCAGTCTTGATTGCTGAGAACCCAATGGAATGCGTAGCAGTAGGTACTGGTATGATGCTTGAAAGCTTAGACCGCCTTCCAAAATCAAAATTCATGTAA
- a CDS encoding SWIM zinc finger family protein yields MLQNEVSKEQIEHFAEKLQSLYKYDNEVDRALIKKGLVLYRQGSVYNVNLVGNEIVGRVQDVTPVDVTLDLDFLEMSSCTCPTGGFCRHQFAVFFSAVSGSGIGVGKLLDEWKAGGKNKKPTLADIPIMKARDLKPFEEASLEGWSAFFDSEYKKFVGDRSESDYYFISSIYHRYFSTLKSKAPQGKQHRRLFIIYAGLAGIQKIIEILPKLKLTNYQFDSTVKPYVQNFVDAVIDNAYELQAVTISFSLEPLLEEMQEKIRDGLLENTWFQYERFHLYRMLWGTIFNRKKWVERETEVLLQMKEENGWSGGMAMALAHLSFLSKRDQEAIEYLELLDTPAIYYTFWWINELSEEEQWGRLQPWLNYANEHFETFIQGLHSYESRRHMTRTFLKMITDYASEFDESFYLNMMKKLMPYSYIEFTTYLFEEKNYHGWVELQLAVGYEIEEHDKYILKIIEDTDRQALLPLYHQAVSKALKQKNRPSYKRAIRYLRKLRTYYRKLKQEEAWEDYITKLSVKTKRLRAFQEELLNAKFISS; encoded by the coding sequence ATGCTGCAAAATGAAGTATCAAAAGAACAGATTGAGCATTTTGCTGAAAAACTGCAATCATTATATAAATACGATAACGAAGTAGACAGGGCTCTCATCAAAAAGGGACTCGTTTTATACCGACAGGGCAGTGTTTACAATGTAAACCTCGTTGGAAATGAGATTGTCGGTCGGGTTCAGGATGTAACGCCTGTTGATGTTACACTTGATCTGGATTTTCTAGAGATGAGCTCTTGTACTTGTCCAACTGGAGGTTTCTGCCGACATCAATTTGCTGTGTTCTTCTCAGCCGTATCTGGCAGTGGAATCGGTGTTGGAAAGCTTTTAGATGAGTGGAAAGCAGGTGGAAAGAATAAGAAGCCGACTCTTGCTGATATTCCAATTATGAAAGCACGCGATTTAAAGCCTTTTGAAGAGGCTTCACTGGAAGGCTGGTCTGCCTTTTTTGACTCGGAATACAAGAAGTTTGTTGGAGACCGCTCGGAAAGTGATTATTACTTTATTTCGAGCATTTACCATCGTTATTTTTCAACCTTAAAAAGTAAAGCCCCACAAGGCAAGCAACATAGACGCTTATTTATCATCTATGCAGGTTTAGCTGGTATCCAAAAAATTATTGAGATTTTACCAAAGCTGAAGCTAACAAATTACCAGTTTGATTCTACGGTCAAACCGTATGTTCAAAATTTTGTGGATGCTGTTATAGATAACGCTTATGAGCTACAAGCTGTTACCATTTCTTTTTCTCTTGAACCTCTACTTGAAGAAATGCAGGAGAAGATACGAGATGGGTTGCTTGAAAATACATGGTTTCAATACGAACGTTTTCATTTGTACCGTATGCTTTGGGGTACAATTTTTAATCGAAAAAAATGGGTCGAGCGCGAGACTGAAGTACTTTTACAAATGAAAGAAGAAAATGGCTGGTCAGGTGGAATGGCTATGGCACTAGCGCATTTATCCTTCCTTTCAAAGCGTGATCAGGAAGCGATAGAGTATTTAGAATTGCTTGATACCCCTGCCATTTATTATACATTTTGGTGGATAAATGAATTATCTGAAGAAGAACAATGGGGTCGTTTACAACCTTGGTTGAATTATGCGAATGAGCATTTTGAAACATTTATACAGGGCTTGCACTCCTATGAAAGCCGTCGCCATATGACTCGGACTTTTTTAAAAATGATAACAGATTACGCATCTGAATTTGATGAGAGCTTTTATCTAAATATGATGAAAAAGCTGATGCCATATAGCTATATTGAGTTTACGACCTATTTATTTGAAGAGAAAAATTATCATGGATGGGTGGAACTTCAATTAGCCGTTGGTTATGAGATTGAAGAGCATGATAAATATATTTTAAAAATAATTGAAGATACCGATCGCCAAGCGTTATTGCCGCTGTACCATCAGGCTGTTTCAAAGGCATTGAAGCAAAAGAATCGACCTAGTTATAAACGCGCCATTCGGTATTTACGAAAATTACGGACGTATTATCGTAAATTAAAGCAAGAGGAAGCCTGGGAGGATTACATCACCAAGCTTTCTGTAAAAACAAAGAGGTTACGTGCCTTTCAAGAAGAATTACTAAATGCAAAATTTATAAGCAGCTAG
- a CDS encoding GAF domain-containing sensor histidine kinase, translating into MSHPNRRNVVKQKMTLQNREKLSKLYMTAVSIVGWLIIITSLFTFEKPRDILVFILLTVFLAVCEYYPMPVWKGFSSIVFPFVYVLYILFGLSNTIVVFALAVLVVNIAQRRPLRTISFNPAQFVLSFLIAERIVYYMQIPFLQQTTITSHIAEYFLLLSLFYLFNNIFVDIVLLVRPQPYPFSVWKQKTLMELNSATISLVYGSLLFFLGSQNRGEIDVASYFFFFSPLVGLSLLSSVIVRLKNEKKRLDALFSITSELNRLLPTKEWAAVLKNSIHDFIKVEGSVLWVKEDGMWKRRMEDGPVSKEHTPSAELLYIYENMKKPSIYNDRRKADGRIGECFTSEIKAIVYSPLVIENETVGMFVLGRSRVKSFEENDIRSIATLSNQLAAVIKTRMLFNEKEKRILLEERNRIARDIHDGVAQTMAGAVMKLETSQRKFTKHPDEAIKLVGDSVSKLRSCLKEVRESIYALRPYPTERVGLITAITKRIESIKTEFQQEIQFEIRGEEVQLSSMVEKVLFDTCNESLQNCIKHAEATKIDILLSYQTEHILLKIKDNGKGFSLFQAMIKAQDQPHFGILQMNDASDKINATLQIDSKEGAGTEVTITVPKMGLEGGYIHDQASVSG; encoded by the coding sequence ATGTCCCATCCAAACAGGAGGAACGTTGTGAAACAAAAAATGACCTTGCAAAATAGAGAAAAGCTTTCAAAATTGTACATGACAGCAGTTAGTATTGTTGGATGGCTTATTATCATAACCAGTTTGTTTACTTTTGAAAAACCACGAGATATTCTCGTTTTCATTCTTCTCACTGTTTTTTTAGCCGTATGTGAATATTATCCAATGCCAGTTTGGAAAGGATTTAGCTCAATCGTTTTTCCTTTCGTCTATGTGTTGTACATATTATTTGGCCTTTCAAACACCATTGTTGTCTTTGCCTTAGCCGTATTGGTTGTAAATATTGCTCAGCGCAGGCCGTTACGGACAATTAGCTTTAATCCGGCTCAATTTGTACTAAGCTTCCTAATCGCTGAGCGAATTGTCTATTACATGCAAATCCCTTTTCTTCAACAAACAACGATTACAAGTCATATCGCAGAATATTTCTTACTACTTTCCTTATTCTATCTTTTCAATAACATCTTTGTGGACATCGTTTTACTTGTTCGACCACAGCCTTATCCTTTCTCAGTATGGAAGCAAAAAACACTGATGGAATTAAATAGTGCCACAATCTCTCTTGTATATGGATCTCTGTTATTTTTCCTGGGAAGTCAAAATCGTGGAGAAATTGACGTCGCTTCGTACTTCTTTTTCTTCTCACCTTTAGTTGGTCTCTCGCTCCTTAGCTCAGTAATTGTTCGGTTAAAAAATGAAAAGAAGCGTCTGGATGCACTTTTTTCCATAACATCCGAACTGAATCGCTTGCTACCAACAAAGGAATGGGCGGCAGTTCTTAAAAATAGTATTCATGATTTTATTAAAGTAGAGGGAAGTGTTCTTTGGGTCAAAGAAGATGGTATGTGGAAACGTCGGATGGAGGATGGGCCAGTCTCTAAGGAACATACTCCTTCGGCCGAGCTCCTATATATCTATGAAAATATGAAAAAACCTAGTATTTACAATGATCGAAGGAAGGCTGATGGGAGGATTGGAGAGTGTTTTACCTCTGAGATAAAAGCAATCGTTTACTCTCCACTGGTAATTGAGAATGAGACTGTAGGGATGTTTGTCTTAGGCAGAAGCAGAGTGAAAAGCTTTGAGGAAAATGATATTAGATCCATTGCTACCTTATCGAATCAGCTTGCCGCAGTTATCAAAACGAGAATGTTATTTAATGAAAAAGAAAAACGTATTTTGCTAGAGGAACGTAACCGAATTGCTCGTGACATTCATGATGGAGTGGCACAAACGATGGCCGGGGCAGTCATGAAGCTTGAGACCTCACAACGTAAATTCACCAAGCATCCAGACGAAGCGATTAAACTAGTGGGCGACAGTGTTAGCAAGCTTCGCAGTTGCTTAAAAGAAGTTCGTGAATCAATCTATGCACTAAGACCCTACCCAACCGAACGAGTTGGCCTGATAACCGCTATTACCAAACGAATTGAATCCATCAAAACGGAATTTCAACAGGAAATTCAGTTTGAAATTAGAGGGGAAGAAGTTCAATTAAGCTCGATGGTTGAAAAAGTATTATTTGATACCTGTAACGAAAGTCTACAAAATTGCATTAAGCATGCAGAGGCCACAAAGATTGATATCCTTCTAAGTTATCAGACAGAACATATTCTTTTAAAAATAAAAGACAATGGCAAGGGTTTCTCTCTGTTTCAAGCAATGATAAAAGCCCAAGACCAACCTCACTTTGGCATTTTACAAATGAACGATGCATCGGACAAAATCAATGCTACCTTACAGATTGATAGTAAAGAGGGAGCCGGTACAGAAGTGACGATTACCGTACCAAAAATGGGATTAGAAGGAGGGTATAT
- a CDS encoding DEAD/DEAH box helicase, protein MLEIGLMILDAEWVPEKGFYVWCTDKDNHTVELDSWRDRVFSRHKASFYGTFLEETSIGKHEAVLLSPWLALDFFANALDRSLLTIESSGKVQEYMLAAKPLHEVLESGDFIPDFSQWREGAFGWKTDGEFDEFSTKWLSSSLIDWTREDSGLREAWAEVAEAFPLVTSTETDSFVDEQNWLELIGWKKDETPFQVILRIDEPEVDNGNWKLETILQNKTDSDDQMVWDGVMPRRWEAYADRVERDHELWGKIVPSLKGRYEGIAGEITELEAWDFLMEDSQRLINAGVEIQLPAWWQAIKEAQMAVKAKVKTSASTSGRQSFVGLKSIIDFDWRFSTNGVELSEDEFMQLVDQKRRLINIRGKWIKLDPEFMKQVQSILQKANKEGLHFRDVLEQELLRGEDGTAEGFEDDNRAFAKIEIQLNRHLSNMIKQLTEITELPKVEVPASFKGELRPYQQHGVEWLLFLRRFGFGACLADDMGLGKTIQMIAYFLTVKEQNDQSKPALIICPTSVLGNWQKELEKFGPTLKVHLHYGPNRRKGDDFKAAVKGADVVLTSYGLSHLDFEELSEHEWSTVCLDEAQNIKNAHTKQSRSIRKLHGEHHIALTGTPMENRLTELWSIYDFTNAGYLGSLGQFQKRYVAPIEKDRDTEKIEQVQRLIRPFLLRRTKLDKEVALNLPEKLEQKEYCPLTVEQASLYEQLVKDTFEQVEQLAGMQRKGLILKMLSKLKQVCDHPALYLKEGQPKDILGRSSKMEKLSELVANIREQNESCLIFTQYIFMGEMIREELQKQFGESVLFLNGSVPKAQRDAMIEDFQDGKHSILILSLKAGGTGLNLTAANHVIHYDRWWNPAVENQATDRAYRIGQSRFVHVHKFISTGTLEEKIDDMLEQKQSLNDQIIQSESWITELSTTELKDLFTLR, encoded by the coding sequence ATGCTTGAGATTGGCTTAATGATACTGGATGCAGAATGGGTACCTGAAAAAGGCTTTTATGTTTGGTGTACGGATAAGGATAACCATACTGTAGAGCTTGATAGCTGGCGCGACCGTGTTTTCTCACGACACAAGGCATCTTTTTACGGCACTTTCCTTGAAGAAACATCGATTGGAAAACACGAAGCCGTTTTACTATCACCTTGGCTAGCGTTGGACTTTTTTGCAAATGCCCTGGATAGATCGTTGCTAACAATAGAAAGTAGCGGAAAGGTTCAAGAATACATGTTGGCTGCAAAACCATTGCATGAAGTCCTTGAATCTGGTGACTTCATCCCTGATTTTTCACAGTGGCGTGAAGGTGCATTTGGTTGGAAAACAGATGGGGAATTTGATGAGTTTTCTACGAAATGGCTAAGTTCTTCTTTAATTGATTGGACCCGAGAAGATTCAGGATTGAGAGAAGCATGGGCAGAAGTTGCTGAAGCTTTCCCTCTAGTGACAAGCACAGAAACTGATTCGTTTGTCGATGAACAGAACTGGCTTGAACTGATTGGCTGGAAAAAGGATGAAACACCGTTCCAAGTGATTTTACGTATTGATGAACCTGAAGTAGACAATGGAAACTGGAAATTAGAGACCATATTACAAAATAAAACAGATTCGGATGACCAGATGGTTTGGGATGGTGTGATGCCTCGTAGATGGGAGGCCTATGCTGACCGAGTTGAACGTGACCATGAACTATGGGGTAAAATCGTTCCTTCGTTAAAGGGTAGGTACGAGGGAATTGCTGGGGAAATAACTGAGCTTGAGGCTTGGGACTTCTTGATGGAGGATAGCCAACGATTAATTAATGCTGGTGTAGAAATTCAGTTGCCAGCATGGTGGCAGGCAATTAAGGAAGCTCAGATGGCTGTAAAGGCGAAGGTTAAAACGTCCGCTTCTACATCGGGCCGTCAATCGTTTGTTGGTTTGAAATCCATCATTGATTTTGACTGGCGCTTTTCAACCAATGGGGTTGAACTATCTGAAGATGAATTTATGCAACTAGTTGATCAAAAACGCCGCCTGATTAATATTCGAGGAAAATGGATTAAGCTTGATCCTGAATTTATGAAACAAGTCCAATCGATTTTACAAAAAGCGAACAAAGAAGGCTTGCATTTCCGAGATGTTCTTGAACAGGAGCTATTACGCGGTGAGGATGGTACAGCTGAAGGGTTTGAGGATGACAACCGTGCCTTTGCCAAAATAGAAATTCAACTGAATCGTCACCTTTCAAATATGATTAAACAACTTACCGAAATTACGGAACTTCCGAAAGTAGAGGTGCCCGCAAGTTTCAAAGGTGAACTCAGACCTTATCAGCAACATGGTGTGGAGTGGCTATTATTTTTACGTAGGTTTGGATTTGGTGCTTGTTTAGCCGATGATATGGGATTGGGCAAGACGATTCAAATGATTGCTTATTTCCTCACGGTAAAAGAACAAAATGATCAGTCGAAACCGGCGCTCATCATATGTCCAACTTCCGTTCTTGGAAACTGGCAAAAAGAGCTTGAGAAGTTTGGTCCTACATTGAAAGTTCATCTGCATTATGGGCCAAATCGCAGAAAAGGTGACGATTTTAAGGCTGCCGTCAAGGGAGCAGATGTTGTGCTCACTTCGTATGGTTTATCTCATCTCGATTTTGAGGAGCTTTCAGAACATGAATGGAGTACAGTTTGCTTAGATGAGGCACAAAACATTAAAAATGCTCATACAAAGCAGTCTCGTTCAATTCGAAAGTTACATGGAGAACACCATATTGCGCTAACTGGAACACCAATGGAAAACCGCTTAACAGAGCTATGGTCCATCTATGACTTTACGAATGCTGGTTATTTAGGTAGCTTGGGTCAATTTCAAAAACGCTACGTAGCACCAATTGAAAAAGACCGTGATACTGAAAAAATTGAACAGGTTCAACGATTGATAAGACCATTCTTATTAAGACGTACGAAGCTTGATAAAGAGGTTGCGCTAAATCTACCTGAAAAATTAGAGCAAAAAGAATACTGCCCACTAACAGTTGAACAGGCTAGTCTTTATGAACAGCTTGTAAAGGATACATTTGAACAGGTTGAACAACTTGCTGGAATGCAGCGAAAAGGACTTATTTTAAAAATGTTAAGTAAGTTAAAGCAGGTGTGCGACCATCCTGCCCTTTATCTTAAAGAAGGCCAACCTAAGGATATACTTGGGCGTTCTAGCAAGATGGAAAAGCTAAGTGAGCTTGTTGCGAATATACGTGAACAAAATGAAAGCTGTTTAATATTTACCCAATATATTTTTATGGGAGAAATGATTCGTGAGGAATTGCAGAAGCAATTTGGCGAATCAGTGTTGTTCTTAAATGGAAGTGTACCAAAGGCCCAGCGTGATGCGATGATTGAGGATTTCCAAGATGGAAAGCATAGTATCCTAATCCTGTCCTTAAAGGCGGGCGGAACCGGTCTTAATCTTACTGCAGCCAACCATGTAATTCACTATGATCGTTGGTGGAATCCTGCTGTTGAAAATCAAGCTACGGACCGAGCTTACCGAATCGGACAAAGTCGATTCGTTCATGTGCATAAATTCATAAGCACTGGAACACTCGAGGAAAAAATTGACGACATGCTCGAACAAAAACAATCACTCAACGACCAAATCATCCAATCTGAATCCTGGATTACCGAACTCTCAACCACAGAGTTGAAAGATCTATTTACACTAAGATAA
- the ssb gene encoding single-stranded DNA-binding protein — MINNVILVGRLTKDPDLRYTADGQAVANVTLAVARNFKTSDGVVETDFINCTLWRKTAENTANYCKKGSVIGVTGRIQTRNYENETGQKIYVTDVLAESVKFLGAKPQQPRELVEN, encoded by the coding sequence ATGATTAATAATGTAATCTTAGTTGGTAGATTAACAAAGGACCCAGACTTGAGGTACACTGCAGACGGACAGGCAGTTGCCAATGTAACTCTTGCAGTAGCAAGAAATTTTAAAACGAGTGATGGAGTAGTGGAAACAGATTTTATTAATTGTACACTATGGAGAAAAACAGCAGAGAATACGGCGAATTATTGTAAAAAGGGATCAGTTATTGGTGTTACTGGTAGAATACAAACTCGCAACTATGAAAATGAAACTGGTCAAAAAATTTATGTGACCGATGTTTTGGCGGAATCTGTAAAGTTTTTAGGAGCAAAACCACAACAACCACGTGAGCTTGTAGAAAATTAG